A window of Clostridium sp. Marseille-P299 contains these coding sequences:
- a CDS encoding MATE family efflux transporter, which produces MTEEKSQLETKPIGKLLFSLAIPAVLAQLVNLLYNIVDRIYIGHMGEGSENALAGVGVTFPIILLISAFASLVGMGGAPRAAIMMGKKDNKTAEKILGNCITMLVMISIVLTIFFFPTKEWIILKFGADSNSLPYANSYLSIYLIGTIFVQFAIGLNTFITSQGFAKIGMATVCIGAIINIVLDPIFIFVFGMGVQGAALATIISQAVSAIWVVGFLCSKKSYLKIKKENLKLSKAIVMPILALGVSPFIMQFTECLVQLIFNKGMLHYGSTKNVAVMSVLFSIMQLVWLPMQGIAQGAQPILSYNYGARNIKRVKETFRLLFIASLIYSISLILLIEVFPQLFIRMFTPKEELIAIGVHGIRIFMIGMAIMGAQSACQQTFLALGQAKISMFLALLRKVILIIPLALILPKIGNLGIEGLYLSEPISDVIAVITTVTMFFIASKKLFKEA; this is translated from the coding sequence ATGACAGAAGAAAAATCACAATTAGAGACAAAACCCATTGGGAAATTATTATTTAGTCTAGCAATTCCTGCGGTTTTAGCGCAACTCGTTAACTTACTTTATAATATTGTCGATCGAATTTATATCGGACATATGGGAGAAGGTAGCGAGAATGCATTAGCTGGTGTTGGTGTAACCTTTCCAATTATTTTATTGATCTCTGCTTTTGCAAGTTTAGTGGGTATGGGTGGTGCTCCACGAGCTGCCATTATGATGGGGAAAAAGGATAATAAAACAGCAGAAAAGATTCTAGGAAATTGTATTACTATGTTAGTAATGATTTCCATTGTATTAACAATTTTCTTTTTTCCAACAAAAGAATGGATTATTCTTAAGTTTGGTGCAGATAGTAATTCCTTGCCTTATGCAAATAGCTATTTAAGTATCTATTTAATTGGAACAATATTTGTACAATTTGCAATTGGCTTAAATACATTTATCACAAGTCAAGGTTTTGCAAAAATTGGTATGGCTACCGTATGTATTGGAGCTATCATTAATATAGTGTTAGATCCAATTTTTATTTTTGTATTTGGTATGGGTGTACAAGGAGCTGCGCTTGCAACAATTATTAGCCAAGCAGTTTCTGCTATTTGGGTCGTTGGATTTTTATGTAGTAAAAAAAGCTATTTAAAAATTAAGAAAGAGAATTTGAAATTATCAAAAGCTATTGTGATGCCAATATTGGCACTTGGCGTTTCTCCTTTTATCATGCAGTTTACAGAGTGTCTTGTACAATTAATTTTTAATAAAGGAATGTTACATTACGGAAGTACGAAAAATGTAGCTGTAATGTCTGTGTTATTTAGTATTATGCAATTAGTTTGGTTGCCAATGCAAGGTATTGCACAAGGTGCTCAACCAATTTTAAGTTATAATTATGGTGCAAGAAACATAAAGCGTGTGAAAGAAACATTTCGATTATTATTTATCGCATCATTGATATATTCAATATCATTAATTTTACTAATTGAGGTATTCCCACAATTATTTATTCGTATGTTTACTCCAAAAGAAGAATTAATTGCAATTGGTGTACATGGTATACGAATTTTTATGATTGGTATGGCGATTATGGGAGCTCAAAGCGCATGTCAACAAACATTTTTAGCGCTTGGGCAAGCAAAAATATCAATGTTTTTAGCACTGTTACGTAAAGTAATCTTAATTATTCCACTAGCTTTGATACTTCCAAAGATAGGGAACTTAGGTATTGAAGGTTTATATTTATCAGAGCCAATCTCTGATGTTATTGCAGTAATAACTACGGTAACTATGTTTTTTATTGCTAGCAAAAAACTATTTAAAGAAGCTTAA
- a CDS encoding MFS transporter, translating to MIFTTKKLDPKYNNTSVFHLALFSLNTAAATLFLALMEYTTYFVNGVIGLAVVAASIVLTGLRIFDGLIDPMVGYIVDQTKGRFGKFRPFMVIGNIMMAISTLSMFFFSKELPKMLRLPVFVFLYIIFVIGYTFQMIVAKSGQTVMTNNPKIRPLSTYFDSLFTTSCYGGTALYVSYYLIRKYDSFTNEKLYQEFCISVVIISALCTVLALFGIWKKDNEKYYGDHAATKKIGIKEYATVLKKNKPIRMLVIAAAINKFAAMVYSNITVGVMLFGIMMHNYDMYGQVGLVTAIPNLLVVSIGVLIAQRMGQKQAFTIFTWLAVLFQIFMTGVLLNNNLTSIGLTKFNLISVAFFVIFILLNGCKAVSNNIVVPMIADCSDYEVYRSGLYVPGFMGALFSLVDQVISALGTAFVGILVAVIDFHNKLPQVDDVLTTQIKVVTIICYCIVPILGWLASLYTMKHYELDKEKMREINHKRFHLHKK from the coding sequence ATGATATTTACAACGAAGAAGTTAGACCCGAAATATAACAATACCAGTGTTTTTCATTTAGCATTGTTTTCATTAAATACAGCAGCAGCAACGCTTTTTTTAGCCTTAATGGAATATACAACTTATTTTGTAAATGGTGTAATCGGCTTAGCAGTTGTTGCAGCGTCAATCGTGTTAACAGGATTACGGATATTTGATGGCTTAATTGATCCAATGGTTGGCTATATTGTAGATCAAACGAAAGGGAGATTTGGAAAGTTTCGTCCCTTTATGGTCATTGGAAATATCATGATGGCAATCAGTACATTGTCTATGTTCTTTTTTAGTAAAGAATTACCGAAGATGCTTAGACTTCCAGTGTTTGTATTTCTTTATATTATATTTGTTATTGGATATACGTTTCAAATGATCGTAGCAAAATCAGGTCAGACTGTTATGACGAACAACCCTAAAATACGACCACTATCGACGTATTTTGATTCTTTATTTACGACCTCTTGTTATGGTGGAACGGCATTGTATGTCTCGTATTACTTAATACGTAAATACGATAGCTTCACAAATGAAAAATTATATCAAGAGTTTTGCATTAGCGTTGTTATAATATCAGCGTTATGTACAGTTCTTGCTTTATTTGGTATATGGAAGAAAGATAATGAAAAATATTATGGGGATCATGCGGCGACTAAAAAAATAGGTATTAAGGAATATGCGACGGTTCTTAAAAAGAATAAACCAATACGAATGCTAGTTATCGCTGCCGCAATTAATAAATTTGCTGCAATGGTATACAGTAATATTACAGTTGGGGTTATGCTTTTTGGAATTATGATGCATAATTATGATATGTATGGCCAAGTGGGACTAGTTACAGCAATACCCAATTTACTGGTTGTATCTATAGGTGTTTTGATTGCACAACGAATGGGGCAAAAGCAAGCCTTCACAATTTTTACATGGTTGGCGGTTTTATTTCAAATATTCATGACAGGAGTTCTTTTAAATAATAATTTAACTTCCATAGGGCTTACTAAGTTTAATTTAATTTCTGTTGCATTCTTTGTAATTTTTATTTTGTTAAATGGTTGTAAGGCGGTTAGTAATAACATTGTAGTACCAATGATTGCAGATTGTTCTGATTATGAGGTCTATCGTAGTGGATTATACGTACCAGGGTTTATGGGAGCATTATTTTCCTTGGTGGATCAAGTGATTTCAGCATTAGGAACAGCTTTTGTTGGTATCCTAGTTGCAGTTATTGACTTTCATAATAAACTGCCACAAGTGGATGATGTTTTGACGACTCAAATAAAGGTAGTAACTATTATATGCTATTGCATTGTGCCAATCCTAGGTTGGCTAGCATCTTTATATACTATGAAGCATTATGAACTAGATAAGGAGAAAATGCGGGAGATTAATCATAAGCGTTTTCATTTACACAAAAAATAA
- a CDS encoding NfeD family protein, which produces MEALYWLIALAVLLVIEIFTLGLTTIWFAGGALIAFFASLLGANLYIQIILFFVVSFLMLFFTRPVAIKYVNKERVKTNYEGLIGKIVKITSKVDNYNQTGTAVVNGTEWTVRSDDDDKIIEAGTKVKIVDIVGVKLIVAEYKEEL; this is translated from the coding sequence ATGGAGGCATTGTACTGGTTAATAGCTTTGGCGGTTCTTTTAGTAATCGAGATATTCACTCTGGGGCTAACTACAATTTGGTTTGCCGGTGGCGCGTTAATCGCATTTTTTGCTTCGTTGCTTGGAGCAAATCTGTATATTCAGATTATACTTTTCTTTGTTGTATCGTTTTTAATGTTGTTCTTTACTAGACCTGTCGCAATTAAATATGTGAATAAGGAACGAGTGAAAACAAATTATGAAGGGTTAATAGGAAAAATTGTTAAGATAACAAGCAAAGTAGACAATTACAATCAAACTGGAACCGCTGTAGTAAATGGAACAGAATGGACAGTGAGATCAGATGATGATGATAAAATAATTGAAGCGGGCACAAAAGTTAAGATTGTTGATATCGTTGGAGTTAAATTGATTGTTGCTGAGTATAAGGAGGAATTGTAA